The following is a genomic window from Acidobacteriota bacterium.
AGCGCACGGCGAAGGTGAGATTGGTGTTGAAGTTATGGTCTATGCGCACCAATTCCTGCCGGTGATTAAAAATGCTTCCTGCATTGCTGATGAGCGTATTGGTTCCGGAGTTCGGCAATGGCAGTTTACTGTAGATGTCCGTGATATAGGCTTGCGCCGCCGGATTGATATTGCCTATTGACGTTGCCGATTGCGTGCAGGTGGTTCCCGCTGCATTAGTGGCAATGCAGATGGGCTGCGAGAAAACCCCTTGTCGTTCTGCGGCTGACGGAACCGTCGCATTGAAATTGGCATAGTTAATCACCCGACGAAATTCCTGCGAAAAGAAGAAAAAGGTTTTGCTCTGGTCGCGGTCGTACAGTCCCGGAATGAACACCGGACCGCCGATGGTGTAACCGAAATTGTTATAGCGCAGTCGTGGTCGCGGGGTACGCTCTTTGCCATCGCGCGGGTCGCCCACCGCAACAATGACATCCGGGGCTTTGGCGTTGGGGTTTGAAGTGAAGCGACCGGTCAAATTATTGAAATAGGTATTGGCATTGAGTTTGTCATTGCGGAAAAACTCATAAAAATTGCCGTGAAATTCCTTGCCGCCCGATTTGGTGACGACGTTGACCGCGCCGGCGGCGTTGCGTCCAAATTCGGCGGTGTAATGATTGCGATGCACTTTGAATTCGGCAATCGCATCAACGCTGGGATAGTTGAGCAAGGTGAGGTTTGACCCCCGGTCAACGTTATCCGCGCCATCGACTGTCCAACTGTTCTGGCTGGAGCGCGCCCCGTTGATGGAAATTTGCAAGACGTTGGTTTGTCCGAACGGGTTGGTGGTGCCGATATAAGGCTGGTCAACGTTGCCGCCGCTCACGCCCGGAAGCAAAGTAACCAGTTGAATGAAGTTGCGATTATTGAGCGGCAACTCGCGGACTTCGACATTTGAAACCAGTCCGGCTGCCGAAGCCGATTGCAATTCGACCTGCGTGGGCGCAGCTTGAATCACCACCTCTTCGGTTGCGCCGCCGACTTCGAGATTGATATCAACCGTAATCCGGTCATTGACGTTGAGTTCGATGTCGGTTTTGGTATAGCGTTTGAAGCCTGCGGCTTCGACGGACACCGAATAACGACCGATGGGCAGTAAAGGCGCAGAGTATGCCCCATCGGAATCCGTAGTAAGCGTGCGCACCACAATACCTTTGCCAATATCTCTGACAATAACTGTGGCTCCGGCAATCACTGCGCCGTTGGCATCTCTGACGATTCCTGAAATGCTGCCCGTGATGTCTTGCGCTTTCACCGGTACAAGGCAGACGCCGAGCAGCATCGGCACCAGCACCAGACATATGAGCTTATGGTATCTCATCAGCATAAGATTTCCTCCGTATGTTAATTTCTAAGACCCTGACGGCGATTTAATATGCCGTCTTAAGACAATTCCTAAAGAGCGGACTCCTCAATTCAATAATATTTTTTCACCACAGGTTTTTATTGAATTGAAAAGAGAGTAAAGCGATTCGTTAGAAAAAGCTTGAATTTAAGTATCATACTCCGCGCCGTGCAGCAAATTGTTTTCGCTGCGGACGCCAAGTCGAGTGACCTGGATTTCCTCAAACTTTTCCGGCATCGGTCTCTCACCGATGATTTTACAAACTAATACAATAAATACTTCTGCCTGACACTGTTAAACTCCGATAGACCCTCGCGCCAAAGCCCCCGTATCTCATGCGGCAACCTGCCGTCTTTGAGCGCCGCAAGCGTCCGGCGATTGACCAGCAACCGCAAATAGTCATCCACCTTCCATACAGTTGGATAAAGCCGATAAAGCAAATAAGCGATTTCGATTCCGGTTGTCACAGGTCGAAAAGTTGCCCGGTCGGTGATGATGATATTGATGCCGCCGCATTCTTCATTGGCAAATTTCGACGCTTTCGGCGTAAAGCGCACCGGCACGAAACGCGCGCCCGCGAGTCCCGCCTGATTGAGTTGTTCGGCGAGTTTCTGCCCATCGATGTAAGGCGCGCCGACGACTTCAAACGGTGTATCAGTGCCGCGCCCCACAGATACATTGGTAGTTTCAAGCAAGCCGATTCCCGGATAGAGCAAAGCTTCGGTGAGGCTTCGCATATTCGGCGATGGATTAATCCAGGTTAATGTCGTCGCATCGAAAAAGTCTGCGCGTCGCCAGCCAGCCATTTTAATCACCGTCAAATCCGCGCCGATTTTTCTTTCGGCATTAATCATGGTCATCAATTCGCCAACCGTCATGCCGTGACGCACAGGCAAAGGGTGATAGGCGATAAACGAATTTTTAGTCAAGTCCTCATCGGCTACTGCGCCTTCGACGTCGTTGCCGTTAATCGGATTGGGACGATCAAGAACCACGAATTTGATGTTGCGGCGCGCCGCTTCTTCCATTGCATAGCCGCAGGTCGTGATGTAGGTATAAAAGCGACAGCCAATGTCTTGAATATCAAAGACCAGCGTATCAATGCCTGCGAGCATTTCATCGGTCGGGCGTTTGGTCTTTGAATCGTAGAGGCTATAAACCGGCAAGCCGGTCTTTTCGTCTTTGGTGTTGCCGACGAAATTGTCTTCGAGTCCGCGCAGCCCGTGTTCAGGTGAAAAGAGCGCCACGAGTTTTAAATTTTTCTGCGCCGCAAATACATCGATGGTGGCGCGACCGGCGCGGTCTTTGCCCGTGTGATTGGTGATGAGTCCGAGGTTGCGCCCTTCGAGTTGTTTGAAATTATCGCGCACTAAAACATCAATGCCGGTCAGTACGGGGTGCACCTGTTCGATAACCGGCGCGCGCGCGGGTTGTGTGCGCGGCTCGGCGTAATAATCATTCGCGGCGACGTGTTCAAAGATTGGCGCAAAGGGCGGCGCAATAATTGAACTGGCAACGATTGAGGCGACGAATGAACGAATGCGCGTGACATCGCCTTTGCCGTTGGGATGCACGCGATTCGATAAAAAGACCACGAAGGTTTGACTGGTCGGGTCAATCCACAGACTGGTTCCGGTAAAGCCTGTGTGCCCGAAGGTGCCGAGCGGAAAGAGGTCGCCGCGATTGGATGAAAAGGTCGTGCCCGCGTCCCAACCGAGTCCGCGCATTTCACCAAGCGGCGTGCCGCGCGGCTGGGTCATGCGTTCGACGCCGTAAGGGCTGAGAATGCGCCTGCCGTTATAGGTGCCGCCATTTAAAATCATCTGGCAAAAGACCGCCAAATCATCGGCAGTTGAAAACAGTCCCGCGTGTCCGGCTACGCCGCCAAGTAGATACGAACGCGGGTCGTGAACCTCGCCGCGCATAAAATCTCGCTCATTGCCTTCACGACCAACTCGTTTTTCAGTTGGTGCAAACTGGGCTAGGGGAGCATAGGTTGCAAGAAATGTCATTTTCCCTATCGGAGTTGTCTCTGACCTATGCAGCGCATAAGGGTCCAACCCATATTTTTGATGTATAAAGCCGGTAGATAACATACCAAGAGGCACAAAGACGTTTTCTCTAGCAAATTGACCAACCGTTTTTCCACTAACGCGCCTGATGATTTCCGCTGCGACGATGTAACCGACATCGGAATAGATGAACTTGGTGCCGGGTTCGTAATCGGGTTTGAGTTCGTAGATGCGCTGCATCGCTTCCGCTGCGCCGTGTTCATAATCGTGAATCGAATTATCAGGCACAAAGCCTGCGCGATGCGTAAGCAGTTGTTCAACCGTGACATTGGCTTTGCCCGCTTTGTTGAATTCGGGAATGTATTTCCAGACCGGGTCGCCAAGTCTTACCTTGCCTTGTTCGACAAGAATCATCATCGCGGTCGCGGTCGCCACGACTTTCGTAAGCGACGCCAGATCGAAAATCGTATCCAGGGTCATGGCTTCGGTCTGCGGTTCAACGGCGCGATTGCCGAAGGCTTTGCGATAAACGATTTTGCCTTGTCGTCCGATCAACACGACCGCGCCCGGCGTCTCTTTGCGTTTAATGGAATCGTTTACCGCTTCATCAATCAACGCCAGGCGTTTGCTATCCATGCCGACGGATTCCGGCGCGGCAACCGCGAGTTTCGATAGCGATTGATTGGCATTGGCGCGCCGTTGCGCCAATAGAGACAAAGGCAGAAGCGTAATAACCAGACAGGCAATAACTGAATTCAACGCCAAAGCTTTAAAAATGTTTGAACCACCGAGACACCGAGACGCACGAAGAGGTGAAGAGGTGAAGAGGTGAAGAGGTGAAGAGGTGAAAGATGTGCTCTCTCCCTTTCTCCCCTTCTCCCTTTCTCCCCTTCTTCTTTTCTGTCTCAGTAGTGAATTATTTTTTCCCATTGAAAATTCTTAATCCGCCGCTTGCTCTAAAATTTTTTCGCGGTCAAGCGCGAGGCTTGCCAGGTAACCGACCACAAAGGTCACGGTTGAACCAATCAACACATACCATTGCCATGAAACCTTCAACTGCAACCATACGAACGCCATAAACAGAATGCCGGTGATGACGCCAACCAATGCGCCGCGTTTCCCGACAGATTTGGTCAGCGAGCCTAAAAAGAACAATCCGAGCACCGGCCCGTTGGTAAACGACGCGATGGCAAGCACTGCATCAACTACGCGCCGGTTCATAGTGATGGCAATAATCGCCACGATGATTTGCACAATCCCCCACCCTGCGGTGAGGATTCGCGAGACTTTCAAGTAATGCTCGTCACTTTTACCCCTGGCAAAAAGCGATTGATAAAAATCGGTCACCGCGGTTGCCGAGGATGAGTTGAGCGATGATGAGAGCGTGCTCATCGCTGCCGCAAAAATCGCCGCAATCACCAGTCCGACCAAGCCGCGCGGCAGTTGTGTGACAATGAAATAGGGGAACACGCTATCGGCTTTCGCGGCGACCTCCGCAGGCAGCGCGGCAATGCCCGCGTGGTTGTAAAATACAAAGAGCATAATGCCGATGAACAAAAACAGAATGAATTGCAGGAAAACCACCACCCCGCTCGACAACAGGGCAACGGTCGCCTGTTTGGCGCCTTTGCTGCACAGGTAACGTTGCACCATCAACTGGTCTGTGCCGTGGGTTGCGGTGGTTAAAAATGCGCCGCCAATGATTCCCGCCCAAAAGGTGTAACTGCGTCCGAGGCTCATCGTAAAATCAAAGAGCTGAAATTTATGATACTGATTGCCAACCGCGACGATTTCGCCCCAACCGCCGGGGATAAGGTTGAGCAAAATCACTGCGGCAACCAACGCGCCGCCGACATAAATCACCAGTTGCACAACGTCTGTCCAAATCACCGCAGACATCCCGCCAAGATAGGTGTAAACGATGGTCACCAGCCCGATGATTAAAATCGATGTCGGGTAGTTCCATCCCGTCAGCGCGACCAGAACGATTGCCGTCGAATAGAGGCGTATGCCATCGGCAAAGGAGCGGGTGATTAAAAAGAGCGTTGCAGCCGTGCGCTTGACGGTGCCGCCGAAACGTTTATCGAGTACCTGATAAACCGTAAACAGTTCGCCGCGAAAATAGAGCGGGATAAAAAGAAACACGATCACCAGGCGACCCAGCATGTAGCCGGTGACCAGTTGTAAAAAGGTCAGGTTGCCGCCTTCGCCTGCTGCATTGGCGGCAAAGGCGAATGCCGGAACGCTGATAAACGTTACCGTCGAGGTTTCGGTTGCAACGATTGATCCCGCAAGCGCCCACCAGGGAACGTTTTTATCCGAAAGAAAATAATCGCGGATGTCTGCCTGTTTGCGCCCGAAATACCAACCGACGCCAGTCACCGCGAGCATATAAACGATGAGAACGATAAGGTCGAGTGTATGTAGTTGCATATGAAGATGTCAGATGAAAGATGTCAGGCAAATGACTGCCACCTTATAACCGTTCAGGTGCGGGAAAGCAACCGCAAACGATTAAAGTATCTGACCTCAACATCTCACATCTAGTATTTCACCACTGACGATTCTGCAAGTTTGATGGCACCGATGGTCGGCGAATTGAGCGGCTCGCCGATTTCCACCCGAGGCGCGTATTCCACAATGGCGCGACGGAAAGGTTCGCTCAAAAATTTGCCGGACTTGAAAACGCTTCCGACGCAAGCCACGCGAAACGCCTGCTGCTGCATGCCGAGTTTCTCAATCACCGCAATTGCCATTTGCGCAAGCTCGCGACCTGCGCCTTCTAAAATCTCCTGCGCCACTCTGTCGCCTCGCTCGGCGGCTTCGGCAACCACTTCCGCGAGTTCGGCAATACGCGCCGGCTTGGCTTCATCGGTATAAATCACGCTTGGCAAATCGGCGAGATTTTTAACCCCGAGTTTATGGAAAACCAGGTCTTTTAAAAGCGTCGCCTCCGAACGTCCGTCTTCGGATGCGGCAATCGCTTTCAACGCCTGGCGGGCAATATCATAGCCTGACCCTTCATCGCTGAAGGTCGGCCCCCAACCGCCTGAGCGCGCCTCTTCGCTGGCTTCATTGATGCCGAAAGCAATCGACCCGGTTCCGGCAATGACAATGACGCCGGGTTTGCCATCAAGCGCGCCGGTCAGCGCAACTCTGGCATCAGTGACCAGTTCAAGGTTTTGAATTCCGAGTTTGCTTTCGAGTTTCTTTTTCATCTTGTGGTAGTGGAGCGGATGAGAGACGCCGGCGATGCCAAAACAAGCGGCGGTGATATTTTCGATTTGCAGTCCGGCTTTTTTGAGCGCCGCTTCAACCGCATCTTCGATGTGACTGACGGCTTCATCAAAGCCTATGCGATGGGGATTGGCGCCGCCACTGATGCCTTGACCGATAACCCGCAGGTTGGCATCGGTAATGATGGCATCGGTTTTCGTGCCGCCGCCATCAATGCCTAAAAAATAGACCTCCCGCGTCGCTCTTTCGCGCAGCGGCTGGGGGGCTACCGGCTGGCTTATGCTCGTATGATGTGTCACGGCTGTCGACATAAAACTTCCTTTACGACTTATAAAAACTTCGTGACCGGGTCACGAAATTCAGGGGCTTAAAAATTCAAACATTCAATAAAACGGTGCGCGCCAGATGCGGCGGCGCATCCGGGTTGGCTTCGCGCAGACTAGCGCGCCAGTAAGCCATCAACTGGCCTACGTGCGCATACAACGCTGTCAGAAAAATTCCCGACAAGTTGTTTTTTATTCCCAGAACCGCATCTCTGTCGGTGGCAACCAAAGAGGCGCGTTCATCTGTCACCACCAGGGCTTTTGCGCCGGTCGCCTCAATCTCATCAAGCAAGGTACGGAGATGCGCCAGTTCATCTTTGACCGGAAAGATAATCACCTGGCAACCGGCATCTAGAGCCGCTTTCGGGCCGTGACGAAATTCCAGCGTGCGATAGCTGAGCGCCGCTTCAAGCGCCATCTCGGTGACCTTCAAAGCGCATTCATCGGCAAGCCCTTTCATGGCGCCCGACCCTAAAAAGATGAAGCGGGTGAACCGCTCATCTTCGGCAATTTGCCGGAGCCGCGCTTCACTCAGTTCAAGCGCCGCCGAAATCAGCGAGGGCAAGGTGGCAATCTCGGCGCGGCGCGCGCCACCGGCTATGGCATCCGCCAACAGATAAAACCCGGTGAGCATACAGGTGAATGCCTGTGTCATCACCACTGAGTGCTCGTAACATTCGGTAAACGCCAGTTCGACGTCGCAGACGCTTGCCACGCTGCCGCCGGTTTCGCCAACCATAGCGATGGCGCGCGCCGCGTATTGGCGTTGCAATCGCTCGACGGCGAGTTTGACTTCGGTGGTTCCGCCGCTACGCGAAATCGCCAGCACCAGCGGTCGGGCATGAGGTGGCAGGTAATGTTCGGGAAAATGCATCAATTCCGATGCGGCAATGGCAGTGACCGGACGACCGAGCATTTCACTCCAGGCAAACGAAGCGCAAATCGCCAGATGATGCGATGAACCGCAACCGGTAATGAGAATGTCGGTGTATTGTTCTAAAGGTAAGAGTGAGGCAATCGCTGCAAATCGAGACTGAGCAAGGGCGATGGTTTTCTGACAAGCGTTTGCCTGATTGTAAATTTCGCTTAAAGTTATCGGGGTACTTCCCACATCCGCGTTCATATGCATTTTTATCGTAACCCTCTGCAAGTCGGTTATAAAGCCTTAAAAGCGATATGTATCACGAAATGTTTTTATGGTTTCGATAACGAGTTTTATGACTGGCGATGGGGTTGGGTGATGGGGATGCACCTTCGCCGACAAAGAGTAGGCGTAATTCGCGGGTGTGTGTGCGCTGATGATGCCCGCCAAAAGTTCCCTAAACCGGAATGCAGCAGCCTGGTACACGACACATTCAGAATAAGCCCGGTTTATCGGCATTTTTTCAACATCGAGTGTGCCAATGTCTTGATTTCCGGTTTAGGCGATTTGTATTGATTTGCAGGCTGGCGCGAGTCTTTACTTGGCATCAACTGCTCCCGTTGATTAAATCACGAACCGATTTAAACTGGCTGCGCTGGTCGTTATTCGGCATCAACCCGTCTTCAGGTGAATTGAGCTGAGTGGGAAGGTTTATTGATTATCTAATTTCTGACCAACCTTCCAATCCCACGATGGTTCGATTGATGCAATTCCCCTGTTGCCTGCGAACGATCCTTGAGAATGGTTTCAATTCCACGATGGTTCGATTGATGCATTTATTTTTCAATTTGCTTTCGTTTTCAGGCAATCGTTTCAATTCCACGATGGTTCGATTGATGCATGGAGCAACTTTGCAACATCGATTGAAAGTGACATGTTTCAATTCCACGATGGTTCGATTGATGCGCGGACACAAGGGCAATAGCCACGCTCGATATTTTTAGTTTCAATTCCACGATGGTTCGATTGATGCCCGGGCCGCCGTAAAAATTGCCCATCCCCGGTGTGTGTTTCAATTCCACGATGGTTCGATTGATGCCAAGCACGGTTAAATTGAAATTGCGAAGCTCAATGTGTTTCAATTCCACGATGGTTCGATTGATGCGCGCGCCAGTGTCGCCCTGTGCGCCATCGAAACCAGGTTTCAATTCCACGATAGTTCGATTGATGCTTCACCGAAGCCGCGATTGATGAGGCTTTGCAATCGTTTCAATTCCACGATGGTTCGATTGATGCCCTCCGTGGGTTTACCAGAAGCCCTTCTTTAGGGCGGTTTCAATTCCACGATGGTTCGATTGATGCATGATAAAGAATTGCATAGTTCTCCTATCAGATAAAGTTTCAATTCCACGATGGTTCGATTGATGCTCGATATTCGCTTTCGGATGCTGCAACCGCACGAATGTTTCAATTCCACGATGGTTCGA
Proteins encoded in this region:
- a CDS encoding exo-beta-N-acetylmuramidase NamZ domain-containing protein, with product MNSVIACLVITLLPLSLLAQRRANANQSLSKLAVAAPESVGMDSKRLALIDEAVNDSIKRKETPGAVVLIGRQGKIVYRKAFGNRAVEPQTEAMTLDTIFDLASLTKVVATATAMMILVEQGKVRLGDPVWKYIPEFNKAGKANVTVEQLLTHRAGFVPDNSIHDYEHGAAEAMQRIYELKPDYEPGTKFIYSDVGYIVAAEIIRRVSGKTVGQFARENVFVPLGMLSTGFIHQKYGLDPYALHRSETTPIGKMTFLATYAPLAQFAPTEKRVGREGNERDFMRGEVHDPRSYLLGGVAGHAGLFSTADDLAVFCQMILNGGTYNGRRILSPYGVERMTQPRGTPLGEMRGLGWDAGTTFSSNRGDLFPLGTFGHTGFTGTSLWIDPTSQTFVVFLSNRVHPNGKGDVTRIRSFVASIVASSIIAPPFAPIFEHVAANDYYAEPRTQPARAPVIEQVHPVLTGIDVLVRDNFKQLEGRNLGLITNHTGKDRAGRATIDVFAAQKNLKLVALFSPEHGLRGLEDNFVGNTKDEKTGLPVYSLYDSKTKRPTDEMLAGIDTLVFDIQDIGCRFYTYITTCGYAMEEAARRNIKFVVLDRPNPINGNDVEGAVADEDLTKNSFIAYHPLPVRHGMTVGELMTMINAERKIGADLTVIKMAGWRRADFFDATTLTWINPSPNMRSLTEALLYPGIGLLETTNVSVGRGTDTPFEVVGAPYIDGQKLAEQLNQAGLAGARFVPVRFTPKASKFANEECGGINIIITDRATFRPVTTGIEIAYLLYRLYPTVWKVDDYLRLLVNRRTLAALKDGRLPHEIRGLWREGLSEFNSVRQKYLLY
- a CDS encoding sodium:solute symporter, producing the protein MQLHTLDLIVLIVYMLAVTGVGWYFGRKQADIRDYFLSDKNVPWWALAGSIVATETSTVTFISVPAFAFAANAAGEGGNLTFLQLVTGYMLGRLVIVFLFIPLYFRGELFTVYQVLDKRFGGTVKRTAATLFLITRSFADGIRLYSTAIVLVALTGWNYPTSILIIGLVTIVYTYLGGMSAVIWTDVVQLVIYVGGALVAAVILLNLIPGGWGEIVAVGNQYHKFQLFDFTMSLGRSYTFWAGIIGGAFLTTATHGTDQLMVQRYLCSKGAKQATVALLSSGVVVFLQFILFLFIGIMLFVFYNHAGIAALPAEVAAKADSVFPYFIVTQLPRGLVGLVIAAIFAAAMSTLSSSLNSSSATAVTDFYQSLFARGKSDEHYLKVSRILTAGWGIVQIIVAIIAITMNRRVVDAVLAIASFTNGPVLGLFFLGSLTKSVGKRGALVGVITGILFMAFVWLQLKVSWQWYVLIGSTVTFVVGYLASLALDREKILEQAAD
- a CDS encoding BadF/BadG/BcrA/BcrD ATPase family protein, translated to MSTAVTHHTSISQPVAPQPLRERATREVYFLGIDGGGTKTDAIITDANLRVIGQGISGGANPHRIGFDEAVSHIEDAVEAALKKAGLQIENITAACFGIAGVSHPLHYHKMKKKLESKLGIQNLELVTDARVALTGALDGKPGVIVIAGTGSIAFGINEASEEARSGGWGPTFSDEGSGYDIARQALKAIAASEDGRSEATLLKDLVFHKLGVKNLADLPSVIYTDEAKPARIAELAEVVAEAAERGDRVAQEILEGAGRELAQMAIAVIEKLGMQQQAFRVACVGSVFKSGKFLSEPFRRAIVEYAPRVEIGEPLNSPTIGAIKLAESSVVKY
- a CDS encoding SIS domain-containing protein; its protein translation is MHMNADVGSTPITLSEIYNQANACQKTIALAQSRFAAIASLLPLEQYTDILITGCGSSHHLAICASFAWSEMLGRPVTAIAASELMHFPEHYLPPHARPLVLAISRSGGTTEVKLAVERLQRQYAARAIAMVGETGGSVASVCDVELAFTECYEHSVVMTQAFTCMLTGFYLLADAIAGGARRAEIATLPSLISAALELSEARLRQIAEDERFTRFIFLGSGAMKGLADECALKVTEMALEAALSYRTLEFRHGPKAALDAGCQVIIFPVKDELAHLRTLLDEIEATGAKALVVTDERASLVATDRDAVLGIKNNLSGIFLTALYAHVGQLMAYWRASLREANPDAPPHLARTVLLNV